Proteins encoded by one window of Dietzia sp. B32:
- a CDS encoding acyl-CoA dehydrogenase family protein: MSTAATQIPVLGTPRARLTAGGFGDVDVAELVAVIDSVAARASALDRDEADLREDIAALAGLGLFDVDRTPVAVAASVIEAVATESLAVAFASWAQRMTAAYLRHAADRSDAAARTYRAVADGGRPGVTGMAAAQRQVVGLGKVPITATPVSGGYRIDGPIAWASNVYPDSIIVLAANTEDGRSLVLTFEASAPGVEIRNAPDLLALNATASTMIGLDGVVVPDEQVLGEDLGDFLSGVRPQFLILQAAFCSGVAARSLTEAEGRLEGLGAFYADEHDDLAVRHQHMHAELHRLGATPTEAALGDLLLLRLDGAEIAPAATRLEAVLCGGMGYAQAAPANRRMREAAFLPVQSPSQSQLRWELDRLGVSS, encoded by the coding sequence GTGAGCACCGCCGCGACGCAGATCCCCGTTCTCGGGACGCCCCGAGCCCGGCTGACCGCCGGCGGTTTCGGTGACGTCGACGTGGCGGAGCTCGTCGCGGTGATCGACTCGGTCGCTGCGCGGGCGTCAGCCCTGGACCGCGACGAGGCGGACCTGCGGGAGGACATCGCCGCTCTCGCCGGACTCGGTCTCTTCGACGTCGACCGCACCCCGGTCGCCGTCGCCGCCTCGGTCATCGAGGCCGTGGCCACGGAGAGTCTGGCGGTGGCGTTCGCGTCCTGGGCGCAACGCATGACCGCCGCCTACCTACGGCACGCGGCGGACCGCTCCGACGCGGCGGCCCGGACCTACCGGGCGGTCGCGGACGGCGGTCGCCCGGGTGTGACGGGCATGGCCGCCGCCCAGCGGCAGGTCGTCGGGCTGGGCAAGGTCCCCATCACCGCCACTCCGGTGTCGGGGGGGTACCGGATCGACGGACCGATCGCGTGGGCCTCGAACGTGTACCCGGACAGCATCATCGTTCTCGCCGCCAATACCGAGGACGGGCGCAGCCTGGTGCTCACCTTCGAGGCGTCGGCACCCGGTGTCGAGATCAGGAACGCCCCTGACCTCCTGGCGCTCAACGCGACGGCCTCCACCATGATCGGTCTCGACGGCGTGGTGGTCCCGGACGAGCAGGTGCTGGGGGAGGATCTCGGCGATTTCCTGTCCGGCGTGCGTCCCCAGTTCCTCATCCTGCAGGCGGCCTTCTGCTCGGGCGTCGCCGCGCGTTCCCTCACCGAGGCCGAGGGCCGTCTCGAGGGTCTGGGCGCCTTCTACGCCGACGAGCACGACGACCTGGCGGTGCGGCACCAGCACATGCATGCCGAACTGCACCGCCTGGGCGCGACACCGACCGAGGCCGCGCTGGGCGATCTCCTCCTGCTGCGGCTCGACGGTGCGGAGATCGCGCCGGCGGCCACCCGCCTCGAGGCGGTCCTCTGCGGTGGCATGGGATACGCCCAGGCCGCCCCGGCCAATCGTCGTATGCGCGAGGCGGCGTTCCTGCCCGTGCAGTCCCCGTCGCAGTCCCAGCTGCGCTGGGAGCTCGACCGACTGGGGGTCTCCTCGTGA
- a CDS encoding DUF4242 domain-containing protein, which translates to MTLFLYEITPSPEQQADPSGLVDSIAAALTGSGAEVIETQVTKGASRVFTIVELADGPNGACDTDAPVLDAGTIDAAEVTAPAQVRLVGTDLETIKAARPEAGYLVEWDIPAEIDMDTYLTRKKEKSPKYAEIPEVSFLRTYVREDTDKCLCFYNAPDTDSVVRAREIVSTPISRLHELS; encoded by the coding sequence ATGACCCTCTTCCTCTACGAGATCACTCCGTCGCCGGAGCAGCAGGCCGATCCCTCCGGTCTCGTCGATTCCATCGCCGCCGCCCTGACCGGCAGTGGTGCCGAGGTCATCGAGACCCAGGTGACCAAGGGTGCCTCACGCGTCTTCACGATCGTCGAGCTGGCGGACGGCCCCAACGGAGCCTGCGACACCGACGCCCCGGTCCTCGATGCCGGCACGATCGACGCCGCCGAGGTGACCGCGCCCGCGCAGGTCCGCCTGGTCGGCACCGACCTGGAGACCATCAAGGCCGCCCGCCCCGAGGCCGGTTACCTGGTCGAGTGGGACATCCCCGCGGAGATCGACATGGACACCTACCTCACACGCAAGAAGGAGAAGTCCCCGAAGTACGCCGAGATCCCCGAGGTCTCCTTCCTGCGCACCTACGTTCGCGAGGACACGGACAAGTGCCTGTGCTTCTACAACGCCCCGGACACCGATTCGGTCGTCCGCGCCCGTGAGATCGTCTCCACCCCCATCTCGCGACTGCACGAGCTGTCGTGA
- a CDS encoding PhoU domain-containing protein, which yields MRTVFHSKLDEFSDQLVRFCETNIRLLDRASAALLDGDELAAIEVIDGAAELEDLREASEQHAFELLLLESPVAGDLRQVVSGIYIVEHFTRMAALAGHIARVARRRHPQSVVPEPLVPLLRELAQRDGEMARRLTALLVEHDADKARTLDAEDDAVDRLHSDLMKQISSEDWPHGSVAAVDLALLARYYERFADHTVSIANRVVYLATGERPEGGSISHLDDGTVLD from the coding sequence ATGCGCACTGTCTTCCATTCCAAGCTCGATGAATTCTCCGACCAGCTGGTCCGCTTCTGCGAGACCAACATCCGCCTGCTCGACCGCGCCAGCGCGGCCCTGCTCGACGGCGACGAACTCGCCGCCATCGAGGTGATCGACGGCGCTGCGGAACTGGAGGATCTCCGTGAGGCCAGTGAGCAGCACGCGTTCGAGCTCCTCCTGCTCGAGTCCCCGGTGGCCGGCGATCTCCGTCAGGTGGTCTCGGGGATCTACATCGTCGAGCACTTCACCCGCATGGCCGCGCTGGCCGGCCACATCGCCCGGGTCGCCCGGCGGCGTCACCCGCAGTCCGTGGTCCCCGAGCCCCTCGTTCCCCTTCTCCGCGAGCTCGCGCAGCGGGATGGGGAGATGGCGCGCCGGCTCACCGCGCTACTCGTCGAGCACGATGCGGACAAGGCCCGCACCCTCGATGCCGAGGACGACGCCGTCGACCGTCTCCACTCCGACCTGATGAAGCAGATCTCGAGCGAGGACTGGCCCCACGGCTCCGTCGCGGCCGTCGATCTCGCGCTCCTGGCGCGGTACTACGAGCGGTTCGCCGACCATACGGTGAGCATCGCCAACCGCGTCGTCTACCTCGCGACGGGCGAACGCCCCGAGGGGGGCTCGATCTCCCACCTCGACGACGGCACCGTCCTGGACTGA
- a CDS encoding VOC family protein, which produces MSRPVHFEIHASDPVRACRFYADALGWTVEDWSGFAGVPYFGVTSGPEDQPGINGAIMQRTGDPPPAGSPVQGAVLTVGCEDFDATARMILSAGGAVALDKHALPGMAWQGYFLDTEGNVFGLHQPDPEAG; this is translated from the coding sequence ATGTCCCGCCCGGTGCACTTCGAGATCCACGCCTCCGATCCCGTGCGCGCCTGCCGGTTCTACGCCGACGCACTGGGCTGGACGGTCGAGGACTGGAGCGGTTTCGCCGGGGTCCCGTACTTCGGTGTGACCTCCGGGCCCGAAGACCAGCCCGGTATCAACGGCGCGATCATGCAGCGGACCGGCGACCCGCCCCCGGCCGGATCGCCGGTCCAGGGCGCCGTTCTCACCGTGGGGTGCGAGGACTTCGATGCCACCGCCCGGATGATCCTGTCGGCCGGGGGCGCCGTCGCGCTGGACAAGCATGCGCTCCCGGGAATGGCGTGGCAGGGCTATTTCCTCGACACCGAGGGCAATGTTTTCGGGCTCCACCAGCCGGACCCGGAAGCCGGCTGA
- the ilvD gene encoding dihydroxy-acid dehydratase encodes MTSGTDTPRSENPTTGREADIKPRSRDVTDGLEKTAARGMLRAVGMGDDDWAKPQIGVASSWNEITPCNLSLDRLAKAVKEGTHAGGGYPLEFGTISVSDGISMGHEGMHFSLVSREVIADSVETVMSAERLDGSVLLAGCDKSLPGMLMAAARLDLASVFLYAGSTLPGFAKLSDGTEKQVTIIDAFEAVGACSRGLMSREDVDTIERAICPGEGACGGMYTANTMASAAEALGMSLPGSASPPAPDRRRDDYAKASGEAVVELLRKGITARDIMTKEAFENAIAVVMAFGGSTNAVLHLLAIASEAEVELTLDDFARIGAKVPHLADVKPFGAHVMTDVDRIGGVPVVMRALLDAGLLHGDCLTVTGRTVAENLADIAPPDPDGKVLRAMGEPIHPTGGITILHGSLAPEGAVVKSAGFDSDVFEGTARVFERERAAMDALEDGTITAGDVVVIRYEGPKGGPGMREMLAITGAIKGAGLGKDVLLMTDGRFSGGTTGLCVGHIAPEAADGGPIAFVRDGDRIRLDVSKGTLKLLVEESELQSRRDGWEPLPPRYTRGVLAKYSKLVQSASTGAICR; translated from the coding sequence ATGACCTCCGGAACCGACACCCCCCGCTCCGAGAACCCGACCACCGGCCGTGAGGCCGACATCAAGCCCCGAAGCCGCGATGTGACCGACGGCCTGGAGAAGACGGCCGCGCGCGGGATGCTGCGGGCGGTGGGGATGGGCGACGACGACTGGGCCAAGCCACAGATCGGTGTCGCCTCGTCGTGGAACGAGATCACCCCGTGCAACCTCTCCCTCGACAGGCTGGCCAAGGCGGTCAAGGAGGGTACCCACGCCGGCGGCGGGTACCCGCTGGAGTTCGGGACGATCTCGGTCTCCGACGGGATCTCGATGGGACACGAGGGAATGCACTTCTCGCTGGTGTCCCGTGAGGTGATCGCCGACAGTGTGGAGACGGTGATGAGCGCCGAGCGCCTGGACGGCTCGGTCCTGCTCGCCGGCTGCGACAAGTCGCTCCCGGGCATGCTCATGGCGGCCGCCCGGCTCGACCTCGCGAGCGTCTTCCTCTATGCCGGTTCGACCCTGCCGGGGTTCGCGAAGCTCTCCGACGGCACGGAGAAGCAGGTCACGATCATCGACGCGTTCGAGGCCGTCGGGGCCTGCTCGCGGGGCCTGATGAGCCGCGAAGACGTCGACACCATCGAGCGCGCGATCTGCCCGGGTGAGGGGGCCTGCGGTGGCATGTACACCGCGAACACCATGGCCAGCGCGGCCGAGGCCCTGGGCATGTCGCTGCCCGGGAGCGCGTCGCCGCCGGCCCCGGACCGTCGGCGTGACGACTACGCCAAGGCCAGCGGTGAGGCAGTGGTGGAACTCCTGCGCAAGGGCATCACCGCGCGCGACATCATGACCAAGGAGGCGTTCGAGAACGCGATCGCCGTGGTCATGGCCTTCGGCGGGTCCACCAACGCGGTGCTGCACCTGCTCGCGATCGCCAGCGAGGCCGAGGTCGAGCTCACCCTCGATGACTTCGCCCGCATCGGCGCCAAGGTCCCGCATCTGGCGGACGTCAAGCCGTTCGGCGCCCACGTGATGACCGACGTGGACAGGATCGGTGGCGTCCCCGTGGTCATGCGGGCCCTGCTCGACGCCGGTCTGCTCCACGGCGACTGCCTCACCGTCACAGGCCGCACCGTCGCCGAGAACCTCGCCGACATCGCCCCGCCGGACCCGGACGGCAAGGTGCTCCGTGCCATGGGGGAGCCCATCCATCCGACCGGCGGCATCACCATTCTCCACGGATCGCTCGCCCCGGAGGGTGCCGTGGTCAAGTCCGCAGGCTTCGACTCCGACGTCTTCGAGGGCACCGCCCGCGTCTTCGAGCGGGAGCGCGCCGCGATGGACGCACTCGAGGACGGGACCATCACCGCCGGGGACGTGGTCGTCATTCGGTACGAGGGTCCCAAGGGTGGACCCGGTATGCGGGAGATGCTCGCGATCACCGGCGCGATCAAAGGCGCGGGCCTGGGCAAGGACGTCCTGCTGATGACCGACGGGCGCTTCTCCGGTGGGACCACGGGGTTGTGCGTGGGCCACATCGCCCCGGAGGCGGCCGATGGTGGCCCGATCGCGTTCGTCCGCGACGGTGACCGTATCCGGCTCGACGTCTCGAAGGGCACCCTCAAGCTGCTCGTCGAGGAGTCGGAGCTGCAATCCAGGCGTGACGGGTGGGAGCCGCTCCCTCCGCGCTACACCCGCGGCGTCCTCGCCAAGTACTCCAAGCTCGTGCAGTCGGCCTCCACCGGGGCGATCTGCCGCTGA
- a CDS encoding deoxyribodipyrimidine photo-lyase has product MSILWFRRDLRLSDHPALLEAVASGDEILPVFVPDPALLRRAGTRAGRLVASLAALSADTDEALVVRSGDPAKVIPALARELGADHVHISRESTPYGRRRDDRVRTALDADGRRLVETGSPYAVGPGRVLGGSGQPYKVFTPFSRAWHDHGWPAPGQRPDHIPWTTATGEDLSDVPDVPDTASGTGTGTGTGTGTGTGAGGAAAGEAAALTRWREFLRDDLDSYDEQRDRPDLDTTSRLSVHLKYGEIHPRTILAELADHPVAAGEGARRFVTELAWREFYADVLWHRPRSAWRDLRDSLAGMHYDRGPEVDELVKAWRRGRTGYPFVDAGMRQLLAEGWMHNRVRMVTASFLVKDLHVWWPVGARHFLDHLVDGDIASNNHGWQWVAGTGTDASPYFRVFNPVTQGRRFDPDGDYVRRWVPELAHLPGAAAHEPWRAPGGYDHGYPVPIVDHAEERREALRRYDLVRDRSR; this is encoded by the coding sequence ATCTCGATCCTGTGGTTCCGTCGCGATCTGCGACTGTCCGACCACCCCGCCCTCCTGGAGGCCGTCGCGTCCGGGGACGAGATCCTGCCGGTCTTCGTCCCGGACCCCGCGCTTCTGCGTCGGGCGGGCACCCGGGCGGGCCGACTCGTCGCCTCGCTCGCGGCGCTCTCGGCGGACACCGACGAAGCGTTGGTCGTACGCAGCGGCGACCCCGCAAAGGTGATCCCGGCACTCGCCCGCGAGCTCGGCGCCGACCACGTCCACATCAGCCGGGAGTCCACCCCCTACGGTCGACGCCGCGACGACCGGGTTCGTACCGCGCTCGACGCCGACGGTCGCCGACTCGTGGAGACCGGATCCCCCTACGCCGTCGGCCCGGGGCGGGTCCTGGGCGGCAGCGGGCAGCCGTACAAGGTCTTCACCCCGTTCTCGCGCGCCTGGCACGACCACGGGTGGCCGGCGCCCGGCCAGCGGCCCGACCACATCCCCTGGACCACGGCGACAGGGGAGGATCTCTCCGATGTCCCCGATGTCCCCGACACTGCGTCCGGCACCGGCACCGGCACCGGCACCGGCACCGGCACCGGCACCGGCGCCGGTGGCGCCGCGGCGGGTGAGGCCGCGGCGCTCACGCGGTGGCGGGAGTTCCTGCGCGACGACCTCGACTCCTACGACGAGCAGCGGGACCGGCCAGATCTCGACACCACCAGCAGGTTGTCCGTGCACCTCAAGTACGGGGAGATCCACCCGCGCACGATCCTGGCCGAGCTGGCGGACCACCCGGTCGCGGCCGGGGAGGGGGCCCGCCGCTTCGTCACCGAACTCGCGTGGCGCGAGTTCTACGCCGACGTCCTGTGGCACCGACCGCGGTCCGCCTGGCGGGATCTGCGCGACTCGCTCGCGGGCATGCACTACGACCGCGGGCCCGAGGTGGACGAGCTCGTCAAGGCGTGGCGGCGTGGCAGGACCGGGTACCCGTTCGTGGACGCCGGGATGCGGCAACTGCTCGCCGAAGGGTGGATGCACAACAGGGTCCGCATGGTCACGGCCAGCTTTCTGGTCAAGGACCTGCACGTGTGGTGGCCGGTCGGGGCCCGTCACTTCCTCGATCACCTCGTCGACGGTGACATCGCGTCCAACAACCACGGGTGGCAGTGGGTCGCCGGCACGGGAACCGACGCCTCCCCGTACTTCCGCGTGTTCAACCCGGTGACGCAGGGCCGCAGGTTCGACCCTGACGGCGACTACGTCCGCAGATGGGTGCCGGAGCTGGCCCACCTGCCCGGCGCCGCCGCGCACGAACCGTGGAGGGCTCCGGGAGGGTACGACCACGGCTACCCGGTGCCGATCGTCGACCATGCCGAGGAGCGCCGCGAGGCGCTGCGCCGATACGACCTGGTCCGGGACCGCTCCCGCTGA
- a CDS encoding LLM class oxidoreductase — translation MTDSPCTRSDGDPRELPGFRRTYAPGRLTLGLGFPLRTGADGDEICDADAQAQVAQAAEAGGFAALYARDIPLRVPSFGDVGQVYDPWVFLTYMAAHTSRIALGTAGIVLPVRHPLHVAKSAASLDRLSGGRFLLGLASGDRPEEFRAFGLEQGGRGERFRENVRVLTHAMTTEMRGIRWSAGWMHSADVVPKPSASSVPTIMIGSCQQSVAYLAAHGDGWMTYPRDFDAQRRTVVRWREMVAAAGATGDDGDDGEVFKPFAQSLQIDLADDPDETASPINFGFRIGRRRLVDHLEDLRGIGVNHVQLGLGACRRPVREVIDELAEHVVPRFPSLD, via the coding sequence ATGACCGACTCGCCGTGCACCCGCTCCGACGGTGACCCCCGCGAGTTGCCGGGTTTCCGCCGTACCTACGCGCCCGGACGCCTCACCCTCGGCCTGGGTTTCCCCCTCCGGACCGGGGCCGACGGGGACGAGATCTGTGACGCCGACGCGCAGGCGCAGGTCGCGCAGGCCGCCGAGGCCGGTGGGTTCGCGGCCCTCTACGCCCGTGACATCCCGTTGCGGGTGCCGTCGTTCGGTGACGTCGGGCAGGTCTACGACCCGTGGGTGTTCCTCACCTACATGGCCGCTCACACCTCACGGATCGCGTTGGGCACCGCCGGCATCGTCCTTCCCGTGCGCCATCCACTGCACGTCGCCAAGTCCGCCGCCAGCCTCGATCGGCTCTCCGGTGGTCGGTTCCTGCTGGGCCTGGCGTCGGGGGACCGGCCCGAGGAGTTCCGGGCGTTCGGTCTGGAACAGGGCGGGCGCGGCGAGAGATTCCGGGAGAACGTGAGGGTCCTGACGCACGCCATGACCACCGAGATGCGGGGCATCCGGTGGTCGGCCGGGTGGATGCACAGTGCGGACGTGGTGCCCAAGCCCAGCGCCTCGTCGGTACCGACGATCATGATCGGCTCGTGTCAGCAGAGCGTGGCCTACCTCGCCGCGCACGGCGACGGGTGGATGACCTACCCGCGGGACTTCGACGCCCAGCGGCGGACGGTCGTGCGGTGGAGGGAGATGGTGGCCGCCGCCGGTGCCACCGGCGACGACGGCGACGACGGAGAGGTGTTCAAACCATTCGCGCAGTCGCTCCAGATCGACCTGGCGGACGACCCCGACGAGACCGCCTCCCCGATCAACTTCGGGTTCCGGATCGGCAGGCGGCGGTTGGTCGACCACCTCGAGGACCTGCGGGGGATCGGGGTGAACCACGTGCAGCTGGGCCTGGGGGCCTGCCGTCGGCCCGTCCGCGAGGTGATCGACGAGCTGGCCGAACACGTCGTGCCCCGCTTTCCTTCACTCGACTGA
- a CDS encoding cation:proton antiporter — translation MTTTLLAAEASSTELVSLFWVVLVVFAAPVLSSLTRSLVPGVVLLLVGGMLVGPNGFGLAVESGGVAMLAELGLGMLFLLAGFELEVSSVTGRGGRRAAGTWLVSMILAAGVGWLVSGRWETSVAIGLLLTSTAVGTLLPILKGAGHDGTPVGRAVLTHGAVGELGPVLVMAVLLGTRSVGSSLVAVGLFFAAALVTLVVPAHLLRIPGLGRALVRGTTTTSQLAMRTVLLLLAAMMVVATVFGLDVVLGAFAAGIILRRLVDVLADQLRPGDEVPGRGLAEVLTHQLETVGYSVFIPVFFVVSGMAISVNAVAAAPGILVAAVASMLVIRGGGVWVSETLVRNSPGLTTTRERARVGLYAATGLPIIVAVTGVAVDNGLLGAEISSVLVAAGAVTVLVFPMLAELVRTLDDRPDRSRRRASGPEGPPIGSVRRGDELPDATDTTTTK, via the coding sequence TTGACCACGACCCTGCTGGCCGCGGAGGCCTCCTCGACCGAACTGGTCTCGCTGTTCTGGGTCGTGCTGGTCGTCTTTGCCGCGCCGGTGCTGTCGTCGCTGACGCGGTCACTGGTCCCCGGCGTCGTACTGCTCCTCGTGGGCGGGATGCTGGTCGGTCCGAACGGGTTCGGTCTGGCGGTCGAGAGCGGCGGGGTGGCGATGCTCGCCGAGCTGGGCCTGGGGATGCTGTTCCTCCTGGCCGGGTTCGAGTTGGAGGTGTCCTCCGTGACGGGACGCGGTGGTCGGCGCGCCGCGGGGACGTGGCTGGTGAGCATGATCCTGGCCGCCGGGGTGGGATGGCTGGTGTCCGGGCGGTGGGAGACCTCGGTGGCGATCGGGCTGCTGCTCACCTCCACGGCGGTCGGGACGCTGCTGCCGATCCTCAAGGGCGCGGGCCATGACGGCACGCCCGTCGGCCGGGCGGTCCTCACCCACGGAGCCGTCGGCGAGTTGGGGCCGGTCCTGGTGATGGCCGTGCTGCTCGGCACGCGCAGTGTCGGGTCCTCCCTGGTGGCCGTGGGGTTGTTCTTCGCCGCCGCGCTGGTCACCCTGGTGGTCCCGGCACACCTCCTGCGCATCCCAGGCCTGGGGCGGGCCCTGGTGCGCGGTACCACCACCACGAGCCAGCTGGCGATGCGCACCGTCCTGTTGCTGCTGGCCGCGATGATGGTCGTGGCCACGGTCTTCGGGCTCGACGTGGTGTTGGGTGCGTTCGCGGCGGGCATCATCCTGCGGCGTCTGGTGGACGTGCTCGCCGATCAGCTCCGCCCGGGCGACGAGGTCCCCGGCCGGGGGCTGGCCGAGGTCCTCACGCACCAGCTGGAGACCGTGGGGTACAGCGTGTTCATCCCCGTCTTCTTCGTGGTGTCGGGAATGGCGATCAGTGTGAACGCGGTCGCCGCCGCGCCGGGGATCCTGGTCGCGGCGGTGGCGAGCATGCTCGTGATCCGCGGGGGCGGGGTGTGGGTGTCCGAGACCCTCGTGCGCAACAGCCCGGGCCTGACCACGACACGCGAGCGCGCCCGGGTGGGTCTCTATGCCGCCACGGGGCTGCCGATCATCGTCGCCGTGACCGGGGTCGCCGTGGACAACGGGCTCCTCGGCGCGGAGATCTCCTCGGTCCTCGTCGCCGCCGGGGCCGTCACCGTGCTGGTGTTCCCGATGCTCGCGGAGCTGGTGCGCACCCTCGACGACCGGCCGGACCGTTCCCGGCGGCGGGCGTCGGGCCCCGAGGGTCCGCCGATAGGGTCGGTGAGACGTGGGGACGAGCTCCCCGACGCGACGGACACGACGACGACGAAGTGA
- a CDS encoding NAD(P)-dependent oxidoreductase, with amino-acid sequence MKLTVIGGSQGTGAKVAELALDAGHEVTVVSRSGSAPAGAVVVTGSATDPEVARRAVDGADAVVVTVGGAKGVRRQRTGVTRAVVDAMSATGARRLVVQSSLGAGDSGAQMPLPLRLLMKVVLAAPLADHDAQEAVVRESGLDWTVVRPTGLTNAAGNGRWRAHEVGDGGRLGGTVPRADLAAYLLEVVSDDSLVGRAVGISS; translated from the coding sequence GTGAAGCTGACGGTCATCGGGGGTTCCCAGGGGACAGGGGCGAAAGTGGCCGAGCTCGCGCTCGATGCCGGTCACGAGGTCACGGTCGTCTCGCGCAGTGGCAGCGCACCCGCGGGTGCGGTGGTGGTGACCGGGAGTGCGACCGACCCGGAGGTGGCCCGCCGGGCTGTGGACGGGGCCGACGCCGTGGTCGTCACGGTGGGCGGCGCCAAGGGGGTCCGTCGGCAGCGCACCGGGGTCACACGGGCGGTCGTCGACGCGATGTCGGCCACCGGGGCCCGACGGTTGGTGGTGCAGTCCTCCCTCGGTGCCGGGGACTCCGGTGCCCAGATGCCGCTGCCACTCCGTCTCCTGATGAAGGTCGTGCTGGCCGCCCCGCTGGCCGACCACGACGCGCAGGAGGCCGTCGTGCGGGAGTCGGGGCTCGACTGGACCGTCGTCCGCCCGACCGGTCTCACCAACGCCGCGGGCAACGGACGATGGCGCGCCCACGAGGTCGGTGACGGCGGTCGGCTGGGCGGGACCGTCCCCCGCGCGGATCTGGCGGCCTACCTGCTCGAGGTGGTCTCGGACGATTCTCTCGTGGGCAGAGCGGTGGGCATCAGCAGCTGA